The sequence AATATGGTATAGAAATTTAGCAGATAGATTTTCCAGATAAGTATAATATCCTCACCAAGACACTTGGATCCTTTCAATCTGTAGCCACGTGCACATTTCTTACAGCGGGCAGGACCACTACCCATGCAGCCCACACATGCCTGGTCACAGCCTGCATACAACAAGAGCAGAGTGGTTAATATGACTTACTAAATTGCATTTAGTGCTATTCAGCATCATATAATGGAAAACCTAATATAATCATTCCCACAAAAACAATTACACAATTTACAAGAACCACCcaaccaacaacacacacaaccattCATATTTAATGATGAGATACAGTTGATTTTTAGATGTCACCGATGTTGCAACTGTATTACAACCTTACTGAAAATAGATGGTAGTTTAAATGAAGtcagattaaataaatgtatctaAAAACCTGTCACTAAAAgaagttttgatttttttcttcttttttttcttttttttttttacacttgcagaaaaatcaacaaaacatgCATGCTTTCATTaggtacagtacagtaagcCGAAACCAGGAACTTAACTACATAAGAGAGCATACCTCTGCATTCATAGGATCCATCTGTGTTGTGACAGTAGGTGTTAGAAGGACAACGAGCCAGCTCTGTACCACATTCATCGATGTCTAAGAGACACACAAGGGcagtcaaataaaacacacatccaGAAAATTGGCACAGAATCACTACAATGTTACCACATGACCTCTAAAGCCACACTCACCCACGCACTTGTCATGATGAAGGATCCAGCCAGGTTTGCAGTCAAGACATTTGTAATCCTGCGGCCCTGAGCATTTCTTACATGAGTGGTAGCAAGCTACAGAGAATGAGAGATGGGGACACAGACAGAAGGTCAATTTTAGATGATCTCAAACACAATTTAGCACATGTAGCCGGTTGAAACAGTTGTCTGAATCTGAAGGTACCTGCACAGGCTCCTGTGCTGTCATTGGAGCTTTTCTCTCTGTAGTAGCCATCAGCACAGCTCTGGCACAGATGGCCCGAGTATCCCGGATCACAGACACACTCTCCATCACCCAGGCGAGTCCCCTCCCCCTCACAACGGCCCAGACCTCCACACACACCACTGGGGCTGGATGGACACTCTGTATTGGATGAAGATGCAATTAATGATCGCCAGCAAATCTAAAGCTTTACAATTACAATCACTTGATTTTCATATCTTTATTAAATCTAAATCATTCTTCACATGAGACAATGAAGTATAAATGTTGGAATGGTAAGGATTTCTAAACTAATAACAGGTAGCTTGTGTTTACGGCTTTATGTTTTCCACACCTTTACAGTCAGGTCCAAAGCGTCCAGGTGGACAGCAAAGTCTCAGCTCTTCTATGCACAACCACTCAAACAGGTCAGGTGCCTCCTGCTGCCTACAGGACACATACATCATGTCAGTCATGGAGTTAAAACAGGGCTGTGTTAATACATCTTGACAAAGGatgattacacacacaaacgagGCCAATACTGTctgaataacaaaaaataaatgtgggATTAAATCTAGTTTAATTACAGTTTATCCAAAGTTAAGACAGGCTactaaaaagattaaaacactAGGGACACTCTCTTACTTAAATGTCGAATGAGGATATTCCTATTTTTTGTTTCCCCATGAAAATACAGCTGATGTAGAATTAGCTTGTTTTTTCTGCTACATAATGCTGTTTACCTGTGGAACCACCATGTCTCCACTTGGTCCTCTATCTGCTCCAGCAGCTGGTTACAATCAAAATCTGTTTTCTCACAAGCAGCTTCTACTATCTCAAGGAGCCGAGTCTCACTGAAACAAGAAGCCAGCAAGAGAGAGATCAGAGATGTAAGACAAAAGTTGAATAACAGTGCAGATGCTTCCCAACACCCACCCTTCCAAAATGGTGTAACCCTTCCACTGGGATTTACTCCCCTCAGTGCactgtaacatttaaaataGACTGTCTTGTGTAATCATTCACATATTGCAAAATATCACACAAATGTGCAGAGAAGACAAAACTGAATCCAAGTATTCAGAAGGGTTCCAGTgatacaaagaaaaatgaaagttgGTTGGTTGGTTCTGTAACAATATGATACATAATTTGAGATAATTTGCGttagttttttctttgtggCATTAGTGATTTTAAGATTATTAGTGgcattaagattttttttgggcattttattGAATAGGAGATAGTGAAATGGCAGCCAGGAAACAAGATGA is a genomic window of Thunnus maccoyii chromosome 4, fThuMac1.1, whole genome shotgun sequence containing:
- the LOC121895308 gene encoding protein disulfide isomerase Creld1, translating into MWWAWPFLPALVLLSELSVVKVQTAPCQTCQKLTESFIKGLEKTANKNFGGGNTAWEEEKLAKYARSETRLLEIVEAACEKTDFDCNQLLEQIEDQVETWWFHRQQEAPDLFEWLCIEELRLCCPPGRFGPDCKECPSSPSGVCGGLGRCEGEGTRLGDGECVCDPGYSGHLCQSCADGYYREKSSNDSTGACAACYHSCKKCSGPQDYKCLDCKPGWILHHDKCVDIDECGTELARCPSNTYCHNTDGSYECRGCDQACVGCMGSGPARCKKCARGYRLKGSKCLDVDECSERAIACPGLNEACINEVGSFHCDCADGFIRRDSICVENKPPTGPEKGLFDDMTDDEVLVLQQMFFGVVICALATLAAKGDMVFTAIFIGGVAAMAGYWLTEKGDYMLDGFLKGR